One window from the genome of Hippocampus zosterae strain Florida chromosome 7, ASM2543408v3, whole genome shotgun sequence encodes:
- the ptk2aa gene encoding protein tyrosine kinase 2aa isoform X11: MRVCEASSCLSVLSGDGHSQRLTCVSVVTSGCSPFPICWGQEYDRHLAAAVSAGKTMATPYMDPNLNHALLDGGAKSRLSAGGPDRTAAGSVDRVLKVFHHFETNTELSSWSSNIRYGDATDVRGIIQKILDIHKVRWTSCFGLRLSSSGQAKDQVHWLHPDMGVSHVREKYEQARPTEEWR; this comes from the exons ATGCGTGTTTGTGAGGCTTCCAGCTGCCTGTCTGTGCTCAGCGGTGACGGACACAGCCAGAGACTGACGTGCGTTTCCGTGGTGACGAGCGGCTGCAGCCCCTTTCCCATATGTTGGGGCCAAG aataTGACAGACACTTAGCCGCGGCGGTGTCAGCGGGGAAGACCATGGCGACGCCCTACATGGATCCCAACCTCAATCACGCCCTGCTGGACGGCGGCGCCAAGTCGCGGCTCAGCGCTGGGGGGCCGGACCGTACCGCTGCTGGATCTGTGGACCGGGTCCTCAAGGTCTTCCACCACTTCGAGACCAACACAGAACTCAGCAGCTGGTCCTCCAACATCCGATACGGGGATGCTACCGATGTCCGG GGAATCATCCAGAAGATCCTGGATATCCACAAGGTGCGGTGGACGTCGTGCTTTGGCTTGCGTCTCAGCAGCAGCGGCCAAGCCAAAGACCAAGTGCACTGGCTGCATCCCGACATGGGCGTGTCGCACGTCCGAGAGAAATACGAACAGGCGCGCCCCACCGAGGAGTGGAGGTGA
- the si:dkey-266f7.9 gene encoding 1-phosphatidylinositol phosphodiesterase — translation MWCKFIKLLLLLGISGLSCGAVQRPDYDDTATPEFLNPSWMASIPDERPLSELTMPGTHNTMALYGGVYAECQTWSLGSQLRAGIRFLDVRVRHVKGNLTIHHGVVYQHTHFGHVLEGVQDFLASYPSETVLMRVKEELSETDNIYGAVVEHVRRYARWEMLWHSRLVPTMGQARGKLIILQDFLGPDLGMRYDSLDIADDWKVPTLLHVEEKWQSVYEHLEMASAGNKDQIFLTYSSGAGIFAVPRAVAQRVNPQLYDYLRSKTNLNQRFGIICMDFPAAPMVQNIIDFQLKAEVNYFNFHES, via the exons ATGTGGTGCAAATTCATCAAGCTCCTGCTCCTTCTGGG CATCTCAGGTTTGAGCTGCGGTGCAGTCCAGCGACCAGACTACGATGACACGGCCACTCCGGAATTCCTCAACCCGTCCTGGATGGCAAGCATCCCAGACGAGCGACCCCTGTCCGAGCTCACCATGCCTGGCACCCATAACACCATGGCGCTTTACGGCGGCGTCTACGCCGAGTGCCAGACGTGGAGCCTGGGTTCGCAGTTGCGTGCCGGCATCCGCTTCCTGGACGTGCGGGTGCGCCACGTGAAGGGCAACCTCACCATCCACCACGGGGTGGTGTACCAGCACACCCACTTCGGCCATGTGTTGGAGGGGGTGCAAGACTTCCTGGCCAGTTACCCGAGCGAGACGGTCCTGATGCGCGTCAAGGAGGAGCTGAGCGAAACCGATAACATCTACGGGGCAGTGGTGGAGCACGTACGGCGCTACGCCCGATGGGAGATGCTGTGGCATAGCCGTCTGGTGCCCACCATGGGCCAGGCGCGAGGTAAGCTCATCATCCTGCAGGACTTCCTTGGGCCGGACTTAGGGATGCGCTACGACTCCTTGGACATCGCTGATGACTGGAAg GTTCCCACACTCCTGcacgtggaggagaagtggcagaGTGTCTACGAACACTTGGAGATGGCGTCCGCGGGGAACAAGGACCAGATCTTCCTCACCTACAGCAGCGGCGCTGGCATCTTTGCCGTTCCGAGGGCTGTGGCACAACGTGTCAATCCTCAGCTGTATGACTACTTGAGGTCCAAGACCAACCTGAACCAGCGCTTTGGAATCATATGCATGGACTTCCCCGCTGCTCCAATGGTTCAAAACATCATTGACTTCCAGCTCAAGGCGGAAGTCAATTATTTTAACTTTCATGAAagttaa
- the rpz2 gene encoding rapunzel 2: MADSSKVKKTAITVLTYVEKVSSFASSFDPIFGIVSSLVGVARKGLMDEEGHELDQDFQAIHSKLESISEKNRQCLTQIRIDEVNETFGKYEEYIKHQYAAFNVMVAQVKKDPDNTTHYMENFERIYERDKMDTSLDVYYRGVMGTGSLFGRPLLRVYLENCNADAEIMERHCSHVAHLFHMGLIALMAYTVVTEDDEDEVREKWAARVQEIQEKMQEVLTICNVRDLDPPSDDKTPAS; the protein is encoded by the coding sequence ATGGCAGACAGCTCAAAGGTCAAGAAAACGGCCATCACCGTGCTGACCTATGTGGAAAAGGTGTCCTCTTTCGCCTCATCTTTTGACCCCATCTTTGGCATCGTCTCTTCCCTGGTGGGTGTGGCTCGGAAGGGTCTCATGGACGAGGAAGGTCACGAGCTGGATCAGGACTTCCAGGCCATCCACAGCAAGCTGGAGAGCATCTCCGAGAAGAACCGGCAGTGCCTGACGCAGATCCGGATTGACGAGGTCAATGAGACCTTTGGGAAGTACGAGGAGTACATCAAGCACCAGTACGCCGCCTTCAATGTCATGGTTGCGCAGGTGAAGAAGGACCCAGACAACACAACGCATTACATGGAGAACTTTGAGCGGATCTACGAACGGGACAAAATGGACACCAGCCTGGACGTGTACTACCGTGGTGTGATGGGCACTGGCTCGCTCTTCGGCAGGCCCCTGCTGAGGGTCTATCTGGAGAACTGCAACGCTGACGCGGAGATCATGGAGCGCCATTGCTCACACGTGGCCCACCTCTTCCACATGGGCCTCATCGCCCTCATGGCCTACACTGTGGTCACtgaggacgacgaggacgagGTACGTGAAAAGTGGGCTGCCAGAGTGCAGGAGATTCAGGAGAAGATGCAGGAGGTGCTCACCATCTGCAACGTCAGGGATCTTGACCCACCTTCCGATGACAAAACTCCTGCTTCCTGA
- the krit1 gene encoding krev interaction trapped protein 1 isoform X1, which produces MGNEDSLEDVFVAVLRPKSQVSLSSKEYRAKAYEILLSEVPLEGKEKKRKKVLPATKIQTAGDQSKSILDYVADAIKPLSNNQSFIGKRVVHMKKFSLCVDNDVEEASLCVVPVGVKDNSKPVHSAGSPSFYCLHDIMRVCSETSIHFCPVTARMLLALDKWLAQQHTVPHAIPALFRPAPVERVKTNVNNPAYGGEGRVSDGGLHMGYTALEIKSKMMSLEKADMCVLNPLYGSDLQYTNRVDKVIINPYFGLGAPDYSKIQIPTRETWQHSANCTAEDKERQWVDDFPLHRSACEGDTELLTKLLDSGFSVKQLDSDHWAPIHYACWHGKVEATKLLLEKGKCNPNLLNGQLSSPLHFAARGGYSDIVQLLLQHPEIDRHIEDQQKRSPLQVCEENKQNEWEETVKLLQQANSKPYEKVRIYRMDGSYRSVELKHGNNTTVQQIMEGMRLSQETQQYFTIWICSENLHLQLKPYHKPLQHLRIWTEIVTDLTVLDPQRETPQLFLRRDVRLPLEIEKKVEDPLAILILFDEARHCLLKGFFPAPDSKLITLASFLLQIIYGNYESKKHKQGFLNEENLKSIVPILKVKSKAYHWTNRILHEYKALTTSEGVSKEMHHLQRLFLQNCWDIPTYGAAFFTGQVYTKASASNHKVIRVYVGVNTKGLHLMNMETKVLLISLEYGTFMWQLGHADQYFQVHSGENKMNFIVHTKQAGLIVKLLMKLSGQMTSNDKVAVDKYAYG; this is translated from the exons ATGGGCAACGAGGACAGCCTGGAGGATGTGTTTGTCGCTGTCCTTCGGCCCAAGAGTCAAGTCAGTCTCAGCTCCAAGGAGTACAGAGCCAAAGCCTATGAG ATCCTGCTGAGTGAAGTGCCCTTGGaggggaaggagaaaaaaaggaagaaagtccTCCCAGCGACCAAGATCCAAACGGCAGGAGACCAATCCAAATCCATCTTAGACTATGTTGCAGACGCCATCAAACCCTTGTCCAACAACCAAAGCTTCATCG GCAAACGTGTGGTTCACATGAAGAAATTCTCCTTGTGTGTGGACAACGACGTTGAAGAAGCCTCGCTATGTGTGGTGCCAGTTGGCGTGAAAG ACAACAGCAAACCAGTCCACAGCGCGGGCAGCCCAAGCTTCTACTGCCTGCATGACATCATGAGGGTTTGCAGCGAGACCAGCATCCACTTCTGCCCCGTCACTGCCAGGATGCTCCTTGCCTTGGACAA ATGGCTAGCGCAGCAGCACACCGtgcctcacgccatcccggcgcTGTTCCGGCCAGCGCCCGTGGAAAGGGTGAAGACCAACGTCAACAACCCGGCATATGGCGGTGAGGGCAGAGTGAGCGACGGGGGCCTCCACATGGGCTATACGGCACTGGAGATCAAGAGCAAGATGATGTCTCTGGAGAAGGCCGACATGTGCGTCCTAAACCCACTCTACGGCTCCGATCTGCAGTACACCAACCGG GTGGACAAAGTTATCATCAATCCGTACTTTGGGCTGGGAGCACCCGACTACTCCAAGATCCAGATCCCAACAAGGGAGACGTGGCAGCACAGCGCCAACTGCACAGCTGAGGACAA gGAGCGTCAATGGGTGGACGACTTCCCTCTCCACCGCAGCGCCTGCGAGGGAGACACGGAGCTGCTCACCAAGCTCCTGGACAGCGGCTTTTCGGTCAAGCAGCTAGACAGCGACCACTGGGCCCCCATCCACTACGCCTGCTG GCATGGTAAAGTTGAGGCGACCAAGTTGCTGTTGGAAAAAGGGAAATGTAATCCCAACCTGCTGAACGGACAGCTCAGCTCACCTCTGCACTTTGCCGCACGAGGCGGCTACAGTGACATCGTGCAACTCCTGCTGCAGCATCCCGAGATTGACCGG CACATTGAAGACCAGCAGAAGCGGTCACCGCTGCAAGTGTGCGAGGAGAACAAACAGAACGAATGGGAGGAGACTGTGAAGCTTCTCCAGCAAGCCAACAGCAAACCG TATGAGAAAGTGCGCATCTACCGCATGGACGGCTCGTATCGCTCCGTGGAGCTGAAGCACGGCAACAACACCACAGTGCAGCAGATCATGGAGGGCATGCGTCTGTCCCAGGAGACTCAGCAGTACTTCACCATCTGGATCTGCTCCGAAAACCTCC acCTGCAGCTGAAGCCGTACCACAAGCCTCTGCAGCACCTGCGCATCTGGACGGAGATCGTGACGGACCTGACTGTGCTGGACCCGCAAAGGGAGACGCCTCAGCTCTTCCTCCGCAGGGATGTCCGCCTGCCCCTGGAGATTGAGAAAAAG GTGGAGGATCCACTGGCCATCCTCATCCTGTTTGACGAGGCCCGGCACTGCCTGCTGAAAGGCTTCTTTCCGGCTCCCGACAGCAAGCTGATCACGCTTGCCAGCTTCCTACTGCAAATCATCTACGGCAACTACGAGAGCAAGAAGCACAAGCAAGGCTTCCTCAA tGAAGAAAACCTCAAGTCCATTGTGCCCATATTAAAAGTGAAAAGCAAAGCATACCACTGGACCAATAGGATTCTTCACGAATACAAA GCGCTGACCACCAGCGAAGGCGTGAGCAAGGAGATGCACCACCTGCAGCGGCTCTTCCTGCAGAACTGCTGGGACATCCCCACCTACGGCGCCGCCTTTTTCACTGGCCAGGTGTATACGAAGGCCAGCGCCAGCAACCACAAGGTCATTCGCGTCTACGTCGGCGTCAACACCAAAGGGCTACACCTCATGAACATGGAGACCAAG GTGCTTCTCATCAGTTTAGAGTACGGCACATTCATGTGGCAGCTGGGACACGCTGACCAGTACTTCCAAGTACATAGCGGCGAGAACAAAATGAACTTCATCGTGCACACCAAACAG GCTGGCCTCATTGTGAAGCTTTTAATGAAGCTAAGCGGACAGATGACATCCAATGACAAAGTCGCCGTCGACAAATACGCTTACGGCTGA
- the krit1 gene encoding krev interaction trapped protein 1 isoform X2 → MKKFSLCVDNDVEEASLCVVPVGVKDNSKPVHSAGSPSFYCLHDIMRVCSETSIHFCPVTARMLLALDKWLAQQHTVPHAIPALFRPAPVERVKTNVNNPAYGGEGRVSDGGLHMGYTALEIKSKMMSLEKADMCVLNPLYGSDLQYTNRVDKVIINPYFGLGAPDYSKIQIPTRETWQHSANCTAEDKERQWVDDFPLHRSACEGDTELLTKLLDSGFSVKQLDSDHWAPIHYACWHGKVEATKLLLEKGKCNPNLLNGQLSSPLHFAARGGYSDIVQLLLQHPEIDRHIEDQQKRSPLQVCEENKQNEWEETVKLLQQANSKPYEKVRIYRMDGSYRSVELKHGNNTTVQQIMEGMRLSQETQQYFTIWICSENLHLQLKPYHKPLQHLRIWTEIVTDLTVLDPQRETPQLFLRRDVRLPLEIEKKVEDPLAILILFDEARHCLLKGFFPAPDSKLITLASFLLQIIYGNYESKKHKQGFLNEENLKSIVPILKVKSKAYHWTNRILHEYKALTTSEGVSKEMHHLQRLFLQNCWDIPTYGAAFFTGQVYTKASASNHKVIRVYVGVNTKGLHLMNMETKVLLISLEYGTFMWQLGHADQYFQVHSGENKMNFIVHTKQAGLIVKLLMKLSGQMTSNDKVAVDKYAYG, encoded by the exons ATGAAGAAATTCTCCTTGTGTGTGGACAACGACGTTGAAGAAGCCTCGCTATGTGTGGTGCCAGTTGGCGTGAAAG ACAACAGCAAACCAGTCCACAGCGCGGGCAGCCCAAGCTTCTACTGCCTGCATGACATCATGAGGGTTTGCAGCGAGACCAGCATCCACTTCTGCCCCGTCACTGCCAGGATGCTCCTTGCCTTGGACAA ATGGCTAGCGCAGCAGCACACCGtgcctcacgccatcccggcgcTGTTCCGGCCAGCGCCCGTGGAAAGGGTGAAGACCAACGTCAACAACCCGGCATATGGCGGTGAGGGCAGAGTGAGCGACGGGGGCCTCCACATGGGCTATACGGCACTGGAGATCAAGAGCAAGATGATGTCTCTGGAGAAGGCCGACATGTGCGTCCTAAACCCACTCTACGGCTCCGATCTGCAGTACACCAACCGG GTGGACAAAGTTATCATCAATCCGTACTTTGGGCTGGGAGCACCCGACTACTCCAAGATCCAGATCCCAACAAGGGAGACGTGGCAGCACAGCGCCAACTGCACAGCTGAGGACAA gGAGCGTCAATGGGTGGACGACTTCCCTCTCCACCGCAGCGCCTGCGAGGGAGACACGGAGCTGCTCACCAAGCTCCTGGACAGCGGCTTTTCGGTCAAGCAGCTAGACAGCGACCACTGGGCCCCCATCCACTACGCCTGCTG GCATGGTAAAGTTGAGGCGACCAAGTTGCTGTTGGAAAAAGGGAAATGTAATCCCAACCTGCTGAACGGACAGCTCAGCTCACCTCTGCACTTTGCCGCACGAGGCGGCTACAGTGACATCGTGCAACTCCTGCTGCAGCATCCCGAGATTGACCGG CACATTGAAGACCAGCAGAAGCGGTCACCGCTGCAAGTGTGCGAGGAGAACAAACAGAACGAATGGGAGGAGACTGTGAAGCTTCTCCAGCAAGCCAACAGCAAACCG TATGAGAAAGTGCGCATCTACCGCATGGACGGCTCGTATCGCTCCGTGGAGCTGAAGCACGGCAACAACACCACAGTGCAGCAGATCATGGAGGGCATGCGTCTGTCCCAGGAGACTCAGCAGTACTTCACCATCTGGATCTGCTCCGAAAACCTCC acCTGCAGCTGAAGCCGTACCACAAGCCTCTGCAGCACCTGCGCATCTGGACGGAGATCGTGACGGACCTGACTGTGCTGGACCCGCAAAGGGAGACGCCTCAGCTCTTCCTCCGCAGGGATGTCCGCCTGCCCCTGGAGATTGAGAAAAAG GTGGAGGATCCACTGGCCATCCTCATCCTGTTTGACGAGGCCCGGCACTGCCTGCTGAAAGGCTTCTTTCCGGCTCCCGACAGCAAGCTGATCACGCTTGCCAGCTTCCTACTGCAAATCATCTACGGCAACTACGAGAGCAAGAAGCACAAGCAAGGCTTCCTCAA tGAAGAAAACCTCAAGTCCATTGTGCCCATATTAAAAGTGAAAAGCAAAGCATACCACTGGACCAATAGGATTCTTCACGAATACAAA GCGCTGACCACCAGCGAAGGCGTGAGCAAGGAGATGCACCACCTGCAGCGGCTCTTCCTGCAGAACTGCTGGGACATCCCCACCTACGGCGCCGCCTTTTTCACTGGCCAGGTGTATACGAAGGCCAGCGCCAGCAACCACAAGGTCATTCGCGTCTACGTCGGCGTCAACACCAAAGGGCTACACCTCATGAACATGGAGACCAAG GTGCTTCTCATCAGTTTAGAGTACGGCACATTCATGTGGCAGCTGGGACACGCTGACCAGTACTTCCAAGTACATAGCGGCGAGAACAAAATGAACTTCATCGTGCACACCAAACAG GCTGGCCTCATTGTGAAGCTTTTAATGAAGCTAAGCGGACAGATGACATCCAATGACAAAGTCGCCGTCGACAAATACGCTTACGGCTGA
- the LOC127603769 gene encoding lanosterol 14-alpha demethylase, producing the protein MSMHLYQMSTKLLGDTVGKMNDNLTSLVLAASAVMLTFGYFYSKILVRQTSDKNGTYPPYIPSSVPFLGHAVAFGKSPIDFLENAYEKYGPVFSFTMVGKTFTYLLGSDAASLLFNSKNEDLNAEDVYSRLTTPVFGKGVAYDVPNPIFLEQKKMLKTGLNVARFREHVKIIEAETVEYFQRWGDSGQKNLFEALSELIILTASSCLHGKEIRGLLDEHVAQLYADLDGGFSHAAWLLPGWLPLPSFRKRDKAHREIKNIFYNVIRKRRSSEEKLDDILQTLMDATYKDGRPLSDDEIAGMLIGLLLAGQHTSSTTSAWLGFFLARDKATQDRCYAEQRAVCGDHLPPLHLDQLKDLSLLERCLKETLRLRPPIMTMMRMARSTQTASGFTIPAGHQVCVSPTVNHRLQDTWCERTRFDPDRYLHDNPAAGEKFAYVPFGAGRHRCIGENFAYVQIKTIWSTLLRLYDFDLVDGYFPTINYTTMIHTPHNPIIAYKRRKH; encoded by the exons ATGTCCATGCACTTGTACCAAATGAGCACTAAGCTGCTTGGGGACACGGTGGGCAAAATGAACGACAACTTAACTTCCTTGGTCCTGGCTGCTTCTGCGGTCATGCTCACTTTTGGATATTTTTACAGCAAAATACTTGTCAGACAGACTTCTGACAAGAATGGG ACTTATCCGCCGTACATCCCTTCCAGTGTCCCCTTCTTGGGACATGCTGTTGCCTTTGGTAAAAGTCCCATTGACTTTTTGGAAAACGCCTACGAAAAA TACGGACCGGTGTTCAGCTTCACCATGGTGGGCAAAACCTTCACGTACCTCTTGGGAAGCGACGCTGCTTCACTGCTCTTCAACAGCAAGAACGAGGACCTGAACGCCGAAGACGTCTACTCCCGCCTCACCACGCCCGTCTTTGGCAAAGGAGTCGCCTACGACGTCCCCAACCCA aTCTTTCTGGAACAAAAGAAGATGCTGAAGACGGGCCTGAACGTCGCTCGCTTTAGGGAACACGTCAAGATCATCGAGGCGGAGACTGTCGAGTATTTTCAAAGATGGGGAGACAGCGGCCAGAAAA ACCTTTTTGAGGCGTTATCCGAGCTCATCATTCTGACGGCCAGCAGCTGCCTACACGGCAAGGAGATCCGCGGCCTGCTGGATGAGCACGTGGCTCAGCTCTACGCCGACCTGGATGGAGGCTTCAGTCACGCCGCCTGGCTGCTGCCCGGATGGCTGCCACTGCCCAGCTTCAG GAAGCGGGACAAAGCTCACCGGGAGATCAAGAACATCTTCTACAATGTTATCCGGAAGCGAAGAAGCTCTGAGGAGAAACTGGACGATATCCTGCAGACGCTCATGGATGCTACCTACAA GGACGGCCGGCCGCTGTCAGACGACGAGATCGCCGGCATGCTGATCGGCCTCCTGCTGGCCGGTCAGCACACGTCGTCGACCACCAGCGCCTGGTTGGGTTTCTTCTTGGCCAGGGACAAAGCCACACAAGATCGCTGCTACGCCGAGCAGAGGGCCGTGTGCGGCGACCAcctgccccccctccacctgGATCAG TTGAAGGACCTCAGCCTGTTGGAGCGTTGTTTGAAGGAGACTCTGCGGCTGCGGCCACCCATCATGACCATGATGAGGATGGCTCGCTCTACACAG ACCGCATCAGGGTTTACCATCCCCGCGGGCCACCAGGTGTGCGTGTCCCCGACTGTCAACCACCGACTGCAggacacgtggtgtgagaggaCACGGTTTGACCCCGACCGCTACCTCCACGACAACCCTGCCGCCGGCGAGAAGTTTGCCTACGTGCCTTTTGGAGCCG GGAGACATCGCTGCATCGGGGAGAACTTTGCCTACGTGCAGATCAAAACCATCTGGTCCACATTGCTGCGCCTGTACGACTTCGACCTGGTGGACGGATACTTCCCCACCATCAACTACACCACCATGATACACACGCCCCACAACCCCATCATTGCGTACAAAAGAAGGAAACACTGA